In the genome of Desulfovermiculus halophilus DSM 18834, the window TACCAGTAAAAGACCGGGTCCCGTTCCGAACGGGACCCCGTCTTTTACCTCAAGGAGATTGTTTTGTTAACTGATCCATGAGTTTTTTGATTTCGTCCTGCAGAGGCGGTAATTCATCCTGAATTACCGCCCACACGATGCCAAGATCCACTCCGAAGTATTCGTGGATGAGGGTTGTCCCGCATTCCAGCCATATATTTCCAAGGAATGGATGGGGCCTGAGAACGGAGATTCTCAGGGATACGTTTAGTAGCTTCACCTAAAACTTCCAAGCTGCGGACTACTGCATTGATTGTTTTTCGATCTTGGGAGAAAGCATCGAATGTCATCCCTTCAGTAAATTCAAGCGATTCTTCGATCGAAGTCAGTATGTCCTGCAAATAGTCTCGATAATCTCGGATCATACCATTTCTGCTTCGTTGAGGATGTGCTGTCCAATATGGGGCTTAAGAGCTGCTTTGGTTACCAGCTCAACTCTCGCTTCAAGCAGCTCACCAAGACGTTCTTCGAGTTCCATGAATTTAAAAAATCCTGGAGTTCGGTTGAACTCGACCAGTATATCAACATCACTTTTTTGCCGGGCTTCTCCACGGACATAGGAGCCGAAGATCGCAATGGTCGCAACGCAGTAGTTTTGGGAGAGCTCATCCCAATGGTGGCGGATGATTCTCTGGATTTCAAGAAGGTCAAGAGGCATTGAGGCTTCTCCCTGACATTGT includes:
- a CDS encoding HepT-like ribonuclease domain-containing protein, which encodes MIRDYRDYLQDILTSIEESLEFTEGMTFDAFSQDRKTINAVVRSLEVLGEATKRIPENLRSQAPSIPWKYMAGMRDNPHPRILRSGSWHRVGGNSG
- a CDS encoding nucleotidyltransferase family protein; translated protein: MPLDLLEIQRIIRHHWDELSQNYCVATIAIFGSYVRGEARQKSDVDILVEFNRTPGFFKFMELEERLGELLEARVELVTKAALKPHIGQHILNEAEMV